A genomic segment from Triticum dicoccoides isolate Atlit2015 ecotype Zavitan chromosome 1A, WEW_v2.0, whole genome shotgun sequence encodes:
- the LOC119363956 gene encoding uncharacterized protein LOC119363956 codes for MCPARALRCRMCVAKSSAPRQPFLAGSPSSAASPPSPDLRRQEPLCTGTAAGSRPRGSPPSPVVAPPGMCDVISIHSSNQLEGIFTAGYGFHLMITPMLRL; via the exons ATGTGCCCTGCGCGGGCCCTTCGCTGCCGGATGTGCGTCGCCAAGAGCTCCGCCCCGCGCCAGCCCTTCCTTGCCGGATCCCCGTCCAGCGCGGCCAGCCCTCCGTCGCCGGATCTGCGCCGTCAAGAGCCCCTCTGCACGGGCACCGCAGCCGGATCCCGGCCCCGCGGCAGTCCTCCCTCGCCTGTTGTGGCCCCGCCTGGAATGT GTGATGTGATCAGTATCCACTCATCTAATCAACTGGAAGGAATATTCACAGCCGG TTATGGCTTCCATTTGATGATCACTCCGATGCTGAGGCTCTAA